One part of the Ornithorhynchus anatinus isolate Pmale09 chromosome 21, mOrnAna1.pri.v4, whole genome shotgun sequence genome encodes these proteins:
- the TMEM119 gene encoding transmembrane protein 119 produces the protein MASRIPCFLLLLLPLLLRAAHTSLLEDGGASGEGEGSSSASLPPASTPKLSRTSIQPHPTPLDGPAAPAPATTNFLDGIVDFFKEYMLLISVVGSLAFLLLFIVCTALVVRQKHKASAYYPSSFPKKKYVHPSDKAGGGRAFSEVPEKPPAARPQEPLDASCQLQADILAATQNLRSPARGPSADGDGVLTEERPPAAPHGGDEFSDGAGRGSRKVEEEEDLEKADGEPQRESQEEEEEKVEEEMAPASLLGMGSPEGAEGQCPEAAPAVAVAEEVGATAELPLEAPGEACACSSRPPEA, from the coding sequence ATGGCATCCCGGatcccctgcttcctcctcctcctgctgccgctgCTTCTGAGGGCTGCCCACACCTCCTTGCTGGAGGACGGTGGAGCCAGCGGAGAGGGCGAGGGCTCTTCGTCAGCCAGCCTGCCTCCCGCCAGCACCCCCAAGCTGAGCCGCACCTCGATCCAGCCGCACCCGACGCCCCTGGACGGCCCggcagccccggcccccgccaccaccAACTTCCTGGATGGGATCGTGGACTTCTTCAAAGAGTACATGCTGCTCATCTCGGTGGTCGGCTCTCTGGCCTTTCTGCTCCTGTTCATCGTCTGCACGGCCCTCGTCGTGCGTCAGAAGCACAAGGCCTCGGCCTActacccttcctccttccccaagaaGAAATACGTCCACCCGAGCGACaaggccgggggcggccgggccttCAGCGAGGTGCCCGAGAAGCCCCCTGCCGCGCGGCCCCAGGAGCCCCTCGACGCCTCCTGCCAGCTCCAGGCCGACATCCTGGCCGCCACCCAGAACCTCCGCTCCCCGGCCAGGGGCCCCTCGGCCGATGGGGACGGGGTCCTGACGGAGGAGAGGCCCCCCGCCGCGCCCCACGGAGGGGACGAGTTCTCAGACGGAGCGGGCCGAGGGAGccggaaggtggaggaggaggaggatttagagAAGGCCGACGGGGAGCCCCAAAGAGAgtctcaggaggaggaagaggagaaagtggaggaggagatggccccggcctccctcctgggAATGGGATCCCCGGAGGGAGCGGAGGGCCAGTGTCCCGAGGCCGCCCCCGCGGTGGCGGTGGCGGAGGAAGTCGGAGCCACGGCCGAGTTGCCGCTGGAAGCCCCAGGGGAGGCTTGCGCCTGCAGCAGCCGACCCCCAGAAGCCTAG
- the SELPLG gene encoding P-selectin glycoprotein ligand 1 isoform X2 — protein MSVSRMALLLLLLLTQMACGAGLPTDQNRWNWKSGPGTQAPARSRRDIMTVMTPEEDTDYHFTFQTEGPEVLVNNTHASAPPTPAGTESVEPPTTGGPDPGETAETSSPVIATLNTSAGQPGPSVVPGEPHSELPTATSMPASSSVTFDPSSLPIAPTDPSSEPTGHPDDSTLSDRPTARDPSSSDPPDTTGPSSEPTGPPDNLAHSDSTTAGDPSTAPPNTTSPSSEPTGPLDNLTPSDSTAASDPSSAPTSANGPSSAPTPTLIPTKDPSPEHPTSIEPGKAPAPTAATRAPTSPVQKKTVQPGLYFRQTRATGPPGPEETSPPPAQAPSGGSIPVRQCLLAILILALIATTFLVCTVVLAVRLSRQLHTYPLRSSYSTEMVCISSLLPDGEGAAGANGAIGGPARNRAPAPTLGRGRAEDCEGDDLTLHSFLPEQ, from the coding sequence ATGTCGGTGAGCCGGATGgctctgctgctgttgctgctgctgacccAGATGGCTTGTGGTGCCGGGCTGCCCACAGACCAGAACCGGTGGAACTGGAAGTCAGGCCCGGGGACCCAGGCGCCCGCCCGGAGCAGGAGAGATATCATGACGGTGATGACTCCCGAGGAAGATACAGACTATCATTTCACCTTCCAGACGGAAGGCCCGGAAGTCCTGGTCAACAACACCCACGCCTCGGCCCCGCCGACCCCGGCCGGGACGGAGAGCGTGGAGCCGCCGACCACTGGCGGGCCAGACCCCGGGGAGACGGCCGAGACCTCCTCCCCGGTCATAGCCACCCTAAACACCTCCGCTGGCCAGCCCGGGCCTTCTGTCGTGCCCGGTGAACCCCACTCGGAGCTTCCCACCGCCACCAGCatgcctgcctcttcctctgtgacctttgatccctcctctctgcccatcGCCCCCACCGACCCCTCCTCTGAGCCCACCGGCCACCCGGACGACTCCACCCTCTCCGACCGCCCCACCGCCAGAGACCCctcctcctctgacccccccGACACCACCGGCCCCTCCTCAGAGCCCACCGGCCCCCCGGACAACCTCGCCCACTCCGACTCCACCACCGCCGGCgacccctccaccgccccccccaacacCACCAGCCCCTCCTCAGAGCCCACCGGCCCCCTGGACAACCTCACCCCTTCTGACTCCACCGCCGCCAGtgacccctcctccgcccccaccaGCGCCAacggcccctcctctgcccccacccccaccctcatccccaccaaGGACCCCTCCCCCGAACACCCTACCTCCATCGAGCCCGGGAAGGCCCCGGCCCCTACAGCAGCCACCCGGGCCCCCACGAGCCCCGTGCAGAAGAAAACGGTCCAGCCCGGCCTCTACTTCCGGCAGACCCGGGcgaccggccccccgggccctgaGGAgacgtcccctcccccggcccaggcgCCCAGCGGTGGGTCCATCCCGGTCCGGCAGTGCCTGCTGGCCATCCTCATCCTGGCCCTCATCGCCACCACGTTCCTGGTGTGCACCGTGGTCCTGGCCGTCCGCCTCTCCCGCCAGCTCCACACCTACCCGCTCCGCTCCAGCTACTCCACCGAGATGGTCTGCATCTCCTCCCTGCTGCCGGATggcgagggggcggccggggccaaCGGGGCCatcgggggcccggcccggaacAGGGCGCCGGCCCCCACGCTGGGCCGGGGCCGCGCGGAGGACTGCGAAGGGGATGACCTGACCCTGCACAGCTTCCTCCCTGAGCAGTAG